The sequence TGCCACGCGGCCGGACGGCCCCGTGCCCCCCACGGGCGGGGTGCGTCGTACGCGATGACGGCAGTCGGGATCGTCGGATCCGGGGCGTCGCCCGGATCCGACGAGGGGCTTCCGGAGGATTGCATGTCATATGACTGGGAATGGGTGGTTATGGAGTGTGACTCGGGCCACGCAGATTGGGCGTAACGCTCTTCGGGGAAGCGCGATGACTTAAGAGGTGATAGCCGAGGAGGGAATACGGACGGCGTACATGACGCTGTTCATCTCCCCGGTTGCCCCTGCGCCGCCGGTTCATCCCCACCGGCGGTCGTCGGCTCCGATCCACACTGGACGGGGTCGGAAGCCGTTTCCATCGTTCCGAGAGGTTGTTCGTGTCGGCCAGCACATCCCGTACGCTCCCGCCGGAGATCGCCGAGTCCGAGTCTGTGATGGCGCTCATCGAGCGGGGAAAGGCTGATGGGCAGATCGCCGGCGATGACGTGCGTCGGGCCTTCGAGGCTGACCAGATTCCGCCAACCCAGTGGAAGAACGTTCTGCGCAGCCTCAACCAGATCCTCGACGAGGAGGGTGTGACGCTGATGGTCAGTGCCGCAGAGGCGCCCAAGCGCACCCGCAAGAGCGTCGCAGCGAAGAGTCCGGCGAAGCGCACCGCCACCAAGACCGTAGCGGCCAAGACCGCCACGGTGAAGAAGGCAACCGCCGCGGCCGCCGCCACCGTGGCGGACCCGGCCGGTGAGACCGAGCCTGCCCCTGTGAAGAAGGCGGCGGCGAAGAAGACCACCGCGAAGAAGACGGCCGCCAAGAAGACGGTGGCGAAGAAGACCACCGCGAAGAAGACCGCGGCCAAGAAGGACGTCGACGAGCTGCTCGACGACGAGGCGGCCGAGGAGACCCCGGCGCCCGGCAAGACCGACGCCGAGCCCGCCGAGGGCGCGGAGAACGCCGGCTTCGTCCTGTCCGACGAGGACGAGGACGACGCCCCCGCGCAGCAGGTCGCCGCGGCCGGCGCCACCGCCGACCCGGTCAAGGACTACCTCAAGCAGATCGGCAAGGTCCCCCTCCTCAACGCCGAGCAGGAGGTCGAGCTCGCCAAGCGCATCGAAGCGGGCCTGTTCGCCGAGGACAAGCTCGCGAACAGCGACAAGCTCGCGCCCAAGCTCAAGCGCGAGCTGGAGATCATCGCCGAGGACGGCCGCCGGGCCAAGAACCACCTGCTGGAGGCCAACCTCCGCCTGGTGGTCTCCCTGGCCAAGCGCTACACCGGCCGCGGCATGCTCTTCCTGGACCTGATCCAGGAGGGCAACCTCGGTCTGATCCGCGCGGTCGAGAAGTTCGACTACACCAAGGGCTACAAGTTCTCGACCTACGCGACGTGGTGGATCCGCCAGGCCATCACCCGCGCCATGGCCGACCAGGCCCGCACCATCCGTATCCCCGTCCACATGGTCGAGGTCATCAACAAGCTGGCCCGCGTCCAGCGCCAGATGCTCCAGGACCTGGGCCGCGAGCCCACCCCGGAGGAGCTGGCCAAGGAACTCGACATGACCCCCGAGAAGGTCATCGAGGTCCAGAAGTACGGCCGCGAGCCGATCTCGCTGCACACCCCGCTGGGCGAGGACGGCGACAGCGAGTTCGGTGACCTGATCGAGGACTCCGAGGCGGTCGTCCCGGCCGACGCGGTCAGCTTCACGCTGCTGCAGGAGCAGCTGCACTCGGTGCTGGACACCCTCTCCGAGCGCGAGGCCGGCGTGGTCTCCATGCGCTTCGGCCTCACCGACGGCCAGCCCAAGACGCTGGACGAGATCGGCAAGGTCTACGGCGTCACCCGCGAGCGGATCCGCCAGATCGAGTCGAAGACGATGTCGAAGCTGCGGCACCCGTCGCGCTCCCAAGTCCTGCGCGACTACCTCGACTAGCCCAACAGGCACGGACCGCCCCGCGAGCCCGGTTCCTCCCTTGTGGAGGGGCCGGGCTCGCGGCCGTCCGGGGTGCGGGGGACCTCCGTTTGGGTCACTCTGGGTGGGCGACCACTGTCCCCAGAGTCAGGAGTCCGTATGCGTCCGTCACACGCCGTTTTCGGAGCCCTCGCACTGGCCTTCACCGTGCCGACCGCTGCGACCGCGGACGAATCCGTGGTCGGCGGCACTCCGGTACGTGTCTCCCAGAGTCCATGGGCGGTCGCGCTCGCCTCCCATGACCGGTTCGGTGCCGCGCGCTCCGGGCAGTTCTGCGGCGGGGTGCTCGTCGGCAGCTCGACGGTGGTGACGGCCGCGCACTGCCTGAGCCGGGAGGTCCTGGGCGTGCCCTGGCAGCAGGTCGGCGACCTGCGGATCGTCATCGGACGCGACAACCTCTCCCGGGGCGGCGGTCAGGAACTCAAGCCCGCGAAGATCTGGGTGAACCCCGCATACGACAGCTGGACGAACGAGGGCGACATGGCCGTCCTCACCCTCCAGAAACCGGTCAGAAACCGGCCGATTCCCATAGCGCCGCACGAGGACACCGCCTACCGGGCGGGCAACGCGGCCACCGTTTACGGCTGGGGAGACATGACCGGCGAGGGCACCTACGCCTCACGGCTGCGGTCGGCCGAGGTCAATGTGCTCGAGGACGCGGTCTGCGCACGGGCCTACCCCGGGAACGCCGACGGAACGTACAAGCCCGAGTCCATGCTGTGTGCGGGGGAGCCGGGGGGCGGGCGGGACGCCTGCCAGGGGGACAGCGGCGGGCCGCTCGTGGTGCACGGGCGGCTGGTGGGGCTGGTGTCGTGGGGGACGGGCTGCGGCAAGGCGGGCAGCCCCGGTGTCTATACGCGCGCTTCGGCGCTGCTGCCCGTGGTCACCGGGCACGGGGCCGGCTGACGGACGGAGGGAGCCGCACATGGTGCCTGCGTCGGAGCGTACGGGTCCGGTGTCCGAGCGTACGAGTGCGGGCGGTCTCCCCGGTGGTGCCGGGAGGACCGCCCGCTGCACGGCCTTGGGCCGCTGCTCGCTCGTCGTGGATGCGAAGTGTCAGCGTTCGTCATCGGACGCGGACGCCGAAGTGGCGGTCAGCCGCTCCGTCTCGTCCTGTATTTCCGCGGCGATCTTCTTGAGTTCTGGCTCGAACTTGCGGCCGTGGTGGGCGCAGAAGAGCAGTTCGCCGCCGGACATCAGGACGACGCGCAGGTATGCCTGGGCGCCGCAGCGGTCGCAGCGGTCAGCGGCCGTCAGCGGGCTCGCGGGTGTCAGAACAGTAGTCACGTCGCCTCTTCTCTAGCTCGACGAGCTGTCGTACCAGGGTCAACATCCAACCAGGCCGAAAACGTTCCCGCTTATGCCTTTTCCTCGAAAAAAATTCTTCGAGGGGGCCGGGTGCTGCCGGGTGGCGGCGAATGAGCCGTATTGCGGTGGGTCTGATTCACGGTGTTTCTGGGTCCTGCCCTCCCGGCTGGCTTGCCGGTTGTTGATGAGGACGTGCCCGGAGCCTAAATGGTTCATGCCTGGAAGGGAACGTGATGTGCACGTCACTGGGACGTCATACTATCGAGAGATCGAACGTGTGAGCGAAATTCCACTACCATGGACCTGCTCACGGGTGGCGTCACATCGGCTCTACCAGGCCTCGGTACCCTCTCACCGGCGACACCGCCACAACCGAGTCCGCGGAATGCGGACTGCCAGAAATTCAGCGAGGAGCGAACCGCGTGACCGCCGAGATGTCCGTGCCGTCCACCGCAGTGCTGACCGGGGCAGACCGGGACGGGTCCAACTACACCGCGCGGCATCTGCTCGTCCTCGAGGGGCTCGAGGCCGTCCGCAAGCGCCCCGGCATGTACATCGGCTCGACGGACAGCCGCGGCCTGATGCACTGCCTGTGGGAGATCATCGACAACTCCGTCGACGAGGCGCTGGGCGGCTACTGCGACCACATCGAGGTGATACTCCACGACGACGGGTCGGTGGAGGTACGGGACAACGGCCGCGGCATCCCAGTGGACGTCGAGCCCAAGACCGGGCTCAGCGGCGTCGAGGTCGTGATGACCAAACTGCACGCCGGCGGAAAGTTCGGCGGCGGCTCGTACGCGGCCTCCGGCGGCCTGCACGGCGTCGGCGCCTCGGTCGTCAACGCCCTGTCCGCGCGCCTCGACGTCGAGGTGGACCGCAACAGCAAGACCCACTCCATCAGTTTCCGCCGCGGCGTCCCCGGCGTCTTCACCGAATCGGGCCCCGATGCCCCCTTCGACCCCGGCAACGGCCTGGTCAAGGGCAAGCGCATCCCCAAGACCCGGACCGGCACCCGGGTGCGCTACTGGGCGGACCGGCAGATCTTCCTCAAGGACGCCAAGCTCTCCCTGGAGAACCTGCACGCCCGCGCCCGCCAGACCGCCTTCCTGGTGCCGGGCCTGACCATCGTGGTCCGCGACGAACGCGGCATCGACGGCGCCGGAAAGACCGAGGAGACCTTCCGCTACGACGGCGGCATCAGCGAGTTCTGTGAATACCTCGCCCAGGACAAGGCCGTCTGCGACGTCCTGCGGCTGACCGGCCAGGGCACCTTCAAGGAGACCGTGCCCGTACTGGACGACCGCGGCCATATGACACCCACCGAGGTCACCCGGGAACTGGGCGTCGACATCGCGCTGCGCTGGGGCACCGGCTACGACTCCGCCGTCAGGTCGTTCGTCAACATCATCGCCACCCCCAAGGGCGGCACCCACGTCTCCGGTTTCGAGCGCTCGGTCACCAAGACCGTCAACGAGGTGCTGCGCGCCCAGAAGCTGCTGCGCGTCGCCGAGGACGACGTCGTCAAGGACGACGCCATGGAGGGCCTGACCGCGGTGGTGACGGTGCGGCTCGCCGAGCCGCAGTTCGAGGGCCAGACCAAGGAGGTCCTCGGCACCTCCGCGGCCTCCCGGATCGTCGCCCAGGTGGTGAGCCGGGAGCTCAAGGCGTTCCTCACCTCCACCAAGCGGGACGCCAAGCAGCAGGCCCGTTCCGTGCTGGAAAAGGTCGTCGCCGCCGCCCGTACCCGCATCGCCGCCCGCCAGCACAAGGAGGCGCAGCGGCGGAAGACGGCGCTGGAGTCCTCCTCGCTGCCCGCCAAGCTGGCGGACTGCCGCAGCGACGACGTCGACCGCAGCGAACTGTTCATCGTCGAGGGGGACTCGGCGCTGGGTACCGCGAAACTGGCGCGGAGTTCGGAGTTCCAGGCGCTGCTGCCGATCCGCGGAAAGATCCTGAACGTCCAGAAGGCGTCGGTCTCCGACATGCTCAAGAACGCCGAGTGCGGCGCCATCATCCAGGTCATAGGGGCCGGATCCGGCCGCACCTTCGACATCGACGCCGCCCGCTACGGCAAGGTGATCTTCCTCGCCGACGCGGACGTCGACGGCGCCCACATCCGCATCCTGCTGCTGACCCTCTTCCAGCGCTATATGCGGCCGATGGTCGAGCAGGGCCGGGTCTTCTCCGCCGTCCCGCCGCTGCACCGGATCGAACTGATCAACCCCAAAAAGGGCCAGGACAAGTACATCTACACCTACTCGGACAACGAACTGCGCCAGACGCTGCTTGAGCTCCAGCGCAAGAACGTCCGCTACAAGGACAGCATCCAGCGCTACAAGGGCCTGGGCGAAATGGACGCCGACCAGCTCGCCGAGACCACCATGGACCCGCGCCACCGCACCCTGCGCCGGATCAACATCGGCGACCTGGAAGCGGCGGAGAAGGCCTTCGACCTCCTGATGGGCAACGAAGTCGCCCCCCGCAAGGAGTTCATCACCAACTCCGCCTCCTTCCTGGACCGTTCGCGCATCGACACCTGAGCAGACCGCGGCCTCCACGGGGCGCCTGTCCACCCCTGGGTGGAGAGGCGCCCCGCGCGTTTTCCACCCGCGGCCCCACCCTGGCTCCGATCCGTCCGGACGGGTCCGCGCCATAGCGTCGGGACGTAGACCTTTCCGTCCCCTGGAGGCCCAGCTCATGAGCGGCGTGCTCACCATCATCGCGATCACCGCGGTGGCCGTGTTCGTCTTCGTCCGGCAGTTCACGGCGCAGCGCATCACCGCGACGGACAGGAAGGTGTGGCTGATTCCCGCGGTCCTGGCGTTCGTTGCCTGCCGGCAGTCCGGTCTCCTGGACCCCGACCACCAGGCCGCCTCCGTCGTCCTGCTCGGCGCGGAACTCCTGACGGCGCTCGCCAGCGGGGCCGGCTGGGCCTGGACCACCCGTATCTGGACCGACACGGACGGCACGACGTGGGCCAAGGGCGGCTGGGCGACGGCCGGGGTGTGGCTGTGCGGGATGGCGATACGCATCGGCCTCATGGGCGCCGCGGCGCTCCTGGGCGTCCACCAGAACAGCAGCCCGGCGATCACGCTCTCCGTGGCCGCGATGCTGCTGTCCCGCTCGGGCTTCCTGGCCTGGCGCGCCCGGACCGCCCCGCACACGTACCGTGTCCCTGTCGCAGGCTGACGCCCCCGCGCGCCGTGCAGCGTTCCGTACCGGCGGACCGCCGCGCCCCGACGAGCCGTTCCGCCCCGGCGAACTGTTGAGAACCGACGAGCCGTTCCGCACTGACAACCGACAAAGGACCGCACGTGTCGCCGAACCCCTGGACGAGCTGGCCCCTGAGGGAGTCGCTGTCCCGTGAGGGCCTCAGCGAGGTCAGACTGTGGATCGGCCGCGGGGTCCGTGTCCTGGTGGTGGCCGGCCTGATGTGGGCCACCGTGGCGGGGCGGGCCTTCACCGGCTGGGGCCTGGTGGCGGCCGTCGTCGGCATGGCCCTGACGGTGCTGGTGTTCCGCGCCTTCTTCCGTACGACGCTGGCGCGCCGACTGTGGCCGTCCCTCGGCCTGTTCCTCCTCCTGGAGGCCGCCGCCTACGGCTACTCGCTCGCCGGCGCGACCACGGCCGCGATCGTGCTGTGGTGCGCATGTTCCCTCAACGTCATGGAACGGATGCCGCTGAGCGTCGCGCTGCCGTGCTCCGCCGCCGCCCTCGCCGCGTACGCCGTGGTGAATCCCGACAACTGGCTGACGACCACCACGACCACGGCGGGCCTGGCCCTCGCGGGCTATGTCGTACGGCTGGACGCGGAGGCGCGCGGCAACGCCCATCGGCTGCTGGCCCAGGAACGCGCCGCCCGCAGCGCCGAGGCCGAGACGGCCGCGCTCGCCGAACGGGGCCGGATCGCCCGCGAGATCCACGACGTCCTCGCCCACAGCCTCAGCGCCCAGCTGGTGCACCTGGAGGCGGCGCGCCAGTTGATCCAGCGCAGCACCGACCTTGAGGCCGACCGCGCGCGGCTCCTGGAGCGGGTGGTCGCATGCCGGGGAATGGCCCGCGAAGGGCTTGACGGGACCCGTGAGGCGCTTTCGGCGCTGCGCGGGGACATGATCCCCATCGAGGACTTCCTGAGGCGTCTGACGGACGCTGAGGGCGCTCGGCTGGATGTGAGGGGTGAGCCGCGCACCGTGTCGGCGGAAGCGGGGCTCGCGGTCCGCAGGGTGGCCCAGGAGGCGCTGACGAACGTACGCAAGCACGCACCGGGCGCCCGGGTGAGCGTGCGGCTGGAGTACGCGGACGGCGACGTGGGGCTGGAGGTACGCGACACGGGCGGCGGAGGGGTGTCCGCGGAGCTCGGGCACAGCGGCTCCGGGTACGGTCTGCTCGGGATGCGGGAGCGCGCCGAACTCCTCGGCGGAACGCTGGAGTCCGGTCCCGACGAGGAGGGTTTCGTGGTGCGGTTGAGGGTGCCCGTATGACGGCGCGTACGACGGCACGCGTCGTGGTCGCCGACGACCAGACGGTGGTGCGCGAGGGAATCGTGATGCTGTTGGGACTGCTGCCGGGCATCGAGGTCGTCGGATCCGCCGCGGACGGCGAGGAAGCCGTCCGCCTGGTCGCCGAACTCGCCCCCGACGTCGTCCTGATGGACCTGCGCATGCCGCGCTGCGACGGCGTCGAGGCGACCCGCCGCATCCGCACCGCCCACCCGGGCACCCAGGTCGTGGTCCTCACCACCTACGCCGACGACGACTCGCTCTTCCCCGCCCTTCAGGCCGGCGCCCGCGGCTATCTGACCAAGGACGCCGACGGCGACGAGATCGTCCGGGCCATCGACGACGTCCTCTCCGGCGAGGCCGGCCTGTCACCGAAGATCCAGCGCCGGCTCCTCGAGCGCCTCGCGGAGCCCGAACCGGCCAGGCCCCAGCCCCCGCACGGGCCTCCGGACGGACTGACCGTCCGCGAGACCGAGGTGCTGCGCCTCGTCGCCGAGGGTCAGTCGAACCCGGAGATCGCCCGTACGCTCCACGTCTCCCCGGCCACCGTGAAGACCCACATCAACAACCTCTTCGCCAAGGCCGGACTGCGCGACCGCGCCCAGGCGATCCACTACGCCTACCGCCACGGCCTCGCACAGCCGCCCGGATGACCCACCTGATCCGGTGAAGCATCGGGAAGGAAGTGTCCCGGATCTTCCTTTCTGTCCATCCTTGGGCCCACGGTCAACAGTTCCGTGCAACAAGGAGTCTCCGGTGGACAAGCAGGACGACCGAGCGACCGCCGAGCCCCGTGACGTACGGGCCGGGCCGCACACCACCGCGCCGCTGTCGCCACCACCGCCGCGGTCCGCGACCCACGACGAGGTCTACCTGGCGGTGCAGCGCAGCGCCGCCTTCCAGGAGGTACGCCGCCGCCACCGGCGCTTCGTCGTCCCCACCACGGCCGTCTTCCTGGCCTGGTACCTCGCCTACGTGCTCGCGGCCACCGCGGCGCCCGGCCTGATGGCCCACCGAGTGGCCGGTGCGCTCAACGTCGCGATGCTCGCCGGACTCGGGCAGTTCGCCTCGACCTTCCTGCTCACCTGGGCCTACGCACGCCATGCGCGGCTGCGCCGGGACGCCGCGGCGCTCGACATCCGCTGGCGGACCCAGGACCTGACGCGAGGGAACGTCCGGTGACCGGCGACCACCGGACCCTGGCGATGGTCCTGTTCGGCGCGTTCATCGCCGTCACCCTGGCGATCACCACCTGGGCCGGCCGCCGCCGGCACGGCTCCCCCGAGGAGTTCTACGCGGGCGGCCGCCTCTTCTCGCCCATGGAGAACGGTTTCGCCATCGCGGGCGACCATCTGTCCGCCGCCTCCTTCCTCGGCGTCCCCGGCCTGATCGCCCTCTTCGGCTACGACGGCGTGCTCTACTGCGTCGGCTTCCTCGTCGCCTGGCTGGTCGTGCTCTTCCTCGTCGCCGAACTGGTCCGCAACTGCGGCCGGTTCACCCTTGCCGACGTCGTCGCCGCCCGGATGCGCGAACGCCCCGTCCGCATCGCCTCGGGCGCGGCCTCGGTCACCGTTTCCGTGCTCTATCTGGTCGCCCAGATGGTCGGTGCGGGCAGCCTGGTGGCGCTTCTCCTCGACGGGGCGGGCACACAGGCCCGCACCGGGATGGTGGTCGCGGTCGGCGCCCTCATGGTCGTCTACGTCGCCTTCGGCGGCATGCGGGCAACGACATGGATCCAAATCGTCAAAGCCGTGCTCCTCCTGGGCGGCGCGGCGGCACTCACCGCCCTGGTGCTGCTCCGCTTTCACGGCGACATCGGCGCACTGCTGAACACCGCCGCCCAACACAGCGGACACGGAGGCGAGTTCCTCGCCCCCGGACTCAAGTACGGCCGCACCTGGACATCGCGCCTCGACTTCATCAGCCTCGGCCTCGCACTGGTCCTCGGCACCGCCGGGCTGCCGCACATCCTGGCCCGCTTCTCCACCGTGCCCACGGCCCGGGCCGCCCGCCGCTCCGCCGTGTGGTCCATCGGGCTGATCGGCGGCTTCTCCCTGATGACCATCCTGCTGGGCTTCGGCGCGGCCGCGGTGCTCGGCGGCGACGCGGTCCGCGCGTCCGGCACAGCGGGCAACACCGCCGTACCGCTTCTCGCCCTCCACCTGGGCGGCGGCGCCGGTTCCACCGGAGGAACGGTTCTCTTCGCCGTCGTGGCCGCGGTTGCCTTCGCCACGATCCTGGCCGTGGTCGCCGGCATCACCCTCGCCTCGTCCGCATCCGTCGCCCACGACCTGTACGCCTCGCTACGCCGCCCCCGCGGCGCGGGTCGGAGCGCGCAGGACGGCGAGGTGACCGTGGCGCGCATCGCGGCGGTGGGCGTCGGCGCCGTCGCCATCGGTCTCGCACTGCTCGCCCGTGACCTCAACGTCGCCTTCCTCGTGGGCCTGGCATTCGCCGTCGCCGCATCGGCCAACCTGCCGGCCCTGCTCTACGCCCTCTTCTGGCGCCGCTTCACCACCCGCGGCGCGGTCTGGTCCGTCTACGGCGGACTGCTCCCGGCGATCACCCTGGTCGCCCTCTCCCCGGTGGTCTCGGGCACTCCGGAGTCGCTCTTCCCCGGACGGGACTTCGCCTACTTCCCCCTGGACAATCCCGGCGTGGTGTCCATTCCCCTGGGCTTCCTCATGGGATGGCTGGGCACCGTGCTCTCCCCGGAGGCCGCCGACCGGGCCCGCCACGCGGAGACGGAGGTCAGGTCCCTTACGGGAGCGGGCGCCGTCTAGGGCCTGTCCGATGGGTCAGGGTCGGGAAAGGCCGCGGCGTCTGGTGCACTCCGCTTCGCTCCGTCTCGGCTCTTCATGGATTCCTCGGAAGCCGAGCTGCATCGCAAGGCGCCGGAGCGTCTCGATAGCGGAGCTACTGGGGCGATTCGGCAACGCCGCGTGGGGGTACCCCCAGCGTTAGCTGGGGGAGTGCCGTGCCAGGCGCCGCGGGCCCGGCCAGGACCCATCGGACAGACCCTAGGCGAGGCGGGAGCGGCCGCCCGCGTCACGCGACCGGAACGACGAGGGAGGAGGCCCAAGTCGGTGAGTGGGTGTCGGCGACGGCCGAGACGGAGGTGACGGTCATACGCGCCGGTGGACCGAGCGGTGCACCACAACTGGCGGGCGCCGGCGCACCGTCGGCCCGCTGCTCCACCGCGACGCGCCAGGCACGGCCGTCGGTGTGCACGACCGAAACGGACCAGGCGGGCGCGTCTCCCGCGGCCGGTCCGCCGACGGGCGCCCGGTCGCCGCGCCCCGGTTCGGGCCGTACCGCGTCGGTCCGCACGACGTCGAGTGCGTCCGCCCGCTCCTCCCCGATCAGCTCGCGGACCGCGAGGTCGGCGGCCTGCGCCGGCCGGTCCCAGGCCGAGCGGCCACGGCAGTGGTCGAGCCTGATCCGGCCGTCGCGCGCCGCCTCCACGGCGTCCTTGACGAGAGGAGCCGACGCCCGCCCGTAGGCGTAGCCGTACGGGAGGACGAAGAGCGTGGGGGAGAAGCGGTGGCCGCCGATGTGCGTCACCTCCCAGGCTTCGGCTCCGCCGGCGGCGAGCTCGGCGGCCAGCGGTCGGCCGAGGAGCGCACAGCAGCGGTCCCGCTTGCCGTTGGTGCAGACGAGGACCAGGGGCTCACCGGTGTACGGGTCCCAGACGCCGCCGTGGTTCCCGGCCCCCAGCGCGGCGAAGTCCAGCCGGAGGACGTCCCGCGGGTCGGTGACGGTGGTGGTGCGGATCCAGGAGCGGCCCGGGGCGGTGTGCGCGACGAACAGCCGGCGCCGGGAGAGGTCGTGGCAGTCGGCGTGCCGTCCGGGGCGCCGGATGAGAGCGACGCGTACGCCCGTACCGTCTGCCGCGGCTTCCACGGCGCGGCCGATCTGCGGATCGAGGTGGCTGTGCGTCAGCGCATCGGCACCCCAAGGGCCCGGTTGCTCGATGAGCAGCCAGGTGCGGGCGGTGGCTGCGGTCCCGGCGACAGGCTCGGCCGATTCGCGGGAGGCGGTAGCGCAAGTGCTCACGAAGGTAAGCCTAACCTGAGTTACTGCGGAGGGCCTGTCGGACCGAGGGTGCCCTCGGTCACGGCAGCGGCTGTGGCGGGCGCGGGCCGTTGTACTGCCCGCGCAGACGCATGCGCAGCGGGCGTTCCGCGTACTCCTCCAGTGCGTGCGCGATCCAGCCGGCGGTCCGGGCGACGGCGAAGACGGTTTCGCCCGCCTCGGCGGGCATCCCCGCCGACACGGTCAGCACCGCCAGCGCCAGGTCGACGTTGGCGTGCAGTGCGGTGTGCCGGGCGGCGGTGCCGACCACCCCGCGTGCGGCCTGCAATGCCGACCGCGCCTGCGGTACGTCCTCCAGGAGCGCGAAGAGCGCACGGGCCCGCGGGTCTTCGCCCGAGTAGAGGGGGTGGCCGAGGCCCGGCATACGGCGCCCCGCCCGCAGGTGGTCGGCCACCACAGCGGCCGCGCTGCCGCGCTCCAGTACCTCCAGCAGCATGCGGTGGGCGAGCCCGCTCGCGGCGCCGTGCAGC is a genomic window of Streptomyces gilvosporeus containing:
- a CDS encoding RNA polymerase sigma factor — encoded protein: MSASTSRTLPPEIAESESVMALIERGKADGQIAGDDVRRAFEADQIPPTQWKNVLRSLNQILDEEGVTLMVSAAEAPKRTRKSVAAKSPAKRTATKTVAAKTATVKKATAAAAATVADPAGETEPAPVKKAAAKKTTAKKTAAKKTVAKKTTAKKTAAKKDVDELLDDEAAEETPAPGKTDAEPAEGAENAGFVLSDEDEDDAPAQQVAAAGATADPVKDYLKQIGKVPLLNAEQEVELAKRIEAGLFAEDKLANSDKLAPKLKRELEIIAEDGRRAKNHLLEANLRLVVSLAKRYTGRGMLFLDLIQEGNLGLIRAVEKFDYTKGYKFSTYATWWIRQAITRAMADQARTIRIPVHMVEVINKLARVQRQMLQDLGREPTPEELAKELDMTPEKVIEVQKYGREPISLHTPLGEDGDSEFGDLIEDSEAVVPADAVSFTLLQEQLHSVLDTLSEREAGVVSMRFGLTDGQPKTLDEIGKVYGVTRERIRQIESKTMSKLRHPSRSQVLRDYLD
- a CDS encoding S1 family peptidase — encoded protein: MRPSHAVFGALALAFTVPTAATADESVVGGTPVRVSQSPWAVALASHDRFGAARSGQFCGGVLVGSSTVVTAAHCLSREVLGVPWQQVGDLRIVIGRDNLSRGGGQELKPAKIWVNPAYDSWTNEGDMAVLTLQKPVRNRPIPIAPHEDTAYRAGNAATVYGWGDMTGEGTYASRLRSAEVNVLEDAVCARAYPGNADGTYKPESMLCAGEPGGGRDACQGDSGGPLVVHGRLVGLVSWGTGCGKAGSPGVYTRASALLPVVTGHGAG
- a CDS encoding DUF7455 domain-containing protein — encoded protein: MTTVLTPASPLTAADRCDRCGAQAYLRVVLMSGGELLFCAHHGRKFEPELKKIAAEIQDETERLTATSASASDDER
- a CDS encoding DNA gyrase/topoisomerase IV subunit B, which gives rise to MTAEMSVPSTAVLTGADRDGSNYTARHLLVLEGLEAVRKRPGMYIGSTDSRGLMHCLWEIIDNSVDEALGGYCDHIEVILHDDGSVEVRDNGRGIPVDVEPKTGLSGVEVVMTKLHAGGKFGGGSYAASGGLHGVGASVVNALSARLDVEVDRNSKTHSISFRRGVPGVFTESGPDAPFDPGNGLVKGKRIPKTRTGTRVRYWADRQIFLKDAKLSLENLHARARQTAFLVPGLTIVVRDERGIDGAGKTEETFRYDGGISEFCEYLAQDKAVCDVLRLTGQGTFKETVPVLDDRGHMTPTEVTRELGVDIALRWGTGYDSAVRSFVNIIATPKGGTHVSGFERSVTKTVNEVLRAQKLLRVAEDDVVKDDAMEGLTAVVTVRLAEPQFEGQTKEVLGTSAASRIVAQVVSRELKAFLTSTKRDAKQQARSVLEKVVAAARTRIAARQHKEAQRRKTALESSSLPAKLADCRSDDVDRSELFIVEGDSALGTAKLARSSEFQALLPIRGKILNVQKASVSDMLKNAECGAIIQVIGAGSGRTFDIDAARYGKVIFLADADVDGAHIRILLLTLFQRYMRPMVEQGRVFSAVPPLHRIELINPKKGQDKYIYTYSDNELRQTLLELQRKNVRYKDSIQRYKGLGEMDADQLAETTMDPRHRTLRRINIGDLEAAEKAFDLLMGNEVAPRKEFITNSASFLDRSRIDT
- a CDS encoding DUF1453 domain-containing protein, with amino-acid sequence MSGVLTIIAITAVAVFVFVRQFTAQRITATDRKVWLIPAVLAFVACRQSGLLDPDHQAASVVLLGAELLTALASGAGWAWTTRIWTDTDGTTWAKGGWATAGVWLCGMAIRIGLMGAAALLGVHQNSSPAITLSVAAMLLSRSGFLAWRARTAPHTYRVPVAG
- a CDS encoding sensor histidine kinase, coding for MSPNPWTSWPLRESLSREGLSEVRLWIGRGVRVLVVAGLMWATVAGRAFTGWGLVAAVVGMALTVLVFRAFFRTTLARRLWPSLGLFLLLEAAAYGYSLAGATTAAIVLWCACSLNVMERMPLSVALPCSAAALAAYAVVNPDNWLTTTTTTAGLALAGYVVRLDAEARGNAHRLLAQERAARSAEAETAALAERGRIAREIHDVLAHSLSAQLVHLEAARQLIQRSTDLEADRARLLERVVACRGMAREGLDGTREALSALRGDMIPIEDFLRRLTDAEGARLDVRGEPRTVSAEAGLAVRRVAQEALTNVRKHAPGARVSVRLEYADGDVGLEVRDTGGGGVSAELGHSGSGYGLLGMRERAELLGGTLESGPDEEGFVVRLRVPV
- a CDS encoding response regulator transcription factor: MTARTTARVVVADDQTVVREGIVMLLGLLPGIEVVGSAADGEEAVRLVAELAPDVVLMDLRMPRCDGVEATRRIRTAHPGTQVVVLTTYADDDSLFPALQAGARGYLTKDADGDEIVRAIDDVLSGEAGLSPKIQRRLLERLAEPEPARPQPPHGPPDGLTVRETEVLRLVAEGQSNPEIARTLHVSPATVKTHINNLFAKAGLRDRAQAIHYAYRHGLAQPPG
- a CDS encoding DUF485 domain-containing protein, whose product is MDKQDDRATAEPRDVRAGPHTTAPLSPPPPRSATHDEVYLAVQRSAAFQEVRRRHRRFVVPTTAVFLAWYLAYVLAATAAPGLMAHRVAGALNVAMLAGLGQFASTFLLTWAYARHARLRRDAAALDIRWRTQDLTRGNVR
- a CDS encoding cation acetate symporter, with protein sequence MTGDHRTLAMVLFGAFIAVTLAITTWAGRRRHGSPEEFYAGGRLFSPMENGFAIAGDHLSAASFLGVPGLIALFGYDGVLYCVGFLVAWLVVLFLVAELVRNCGRFTLADVVAARMRERPVRIASGAASVTVSVLYLVAQMVGAGSLVALLLDGAGTQARTGMVVAVGALMVVYVAFGGMRATTWIQIVKAVLLLGGAAALTALVLLRFHGDIGALLNTAAQHSGHGGEFLAPGLKYGRTWTSRLDFISLGLALVLGTAGLPHILARFSTVPTARAARRSAVWSIGLIGGFSLMTILLGFGAAAVLGGDAVRASGTAGNTAVPLLALHLGGGAGSTGGTVLFAVVAAVAFATILAVVAGITLASSASVAHDLYASLRRPRGAGRSAQDGEVTVARIAAVGVGAVAIGLALLARDLNVAFLVGLAFAVAASANLPALLYALFWRRFTTRGAVWSVYGGLLPAITLVALSPVVSGTPESLFPGRDFAYFPLDNPGVVSIPLGFLMGWLGTVLSPEAADRARHAETEVRSLTGAGAV